In one Grus americana isolate bGruAme1 chromosome 1, bGruAme1.mat, whole genome shotgun sequence genomic region, the following are encoded:
- the RHNO1 gene encoding RAD9, HUS1, RAD1-interacting nuclear orphan protein 1, protein MPPKKKCTHKARKAELVFLERPREGPVHCYETPLPSAKKPRRVLTKPVDQNTSAWVCPQFETTKSVVLKPCQKKHCGPHKPQNQDANHSSLHAGGACRRAIACKFPPLAFENPEGYAVHPSDHPNGSRKNTQHTHNQPKKGTAAKANVQVNSLQNCREIPLLPVAQPVEPEVFSLPDAETPQVPPIRNWSCSSTLPQTSSHAWHPEKELAFGIDPCERGESAAVLVTDTPEHEYGVKVTWRQRPHLMKYLLETGKLSAADILVKANPELFRRQDDV, encoded by the exons ATGCCTCCGAAGAAGAAATGTACCCACAAGGccaggaaggcagagctggtATTCCTTGAGAGGCCGCGAGAGGGACCCGTCCATTGCTATGAAACACCGCTACCTTCGGCCAAGAAGCCAAGACGTGTTCTTACAAAACCTGTAGACCAGAACACCTCTGCCTGG GTATGTCCACAATTTGAAACAACTAAGTCAGTGGTGTTGAAACCATGCCAGAAGAAGCACTGTGGACCTCACAAACCCCAGAATCAGGATGCCAACCACAGTTCGCTTCATGCAGGAGGAGCTTGTCGAAGAGCTATAGCCTGCAAATTTCCTCCTTTAGCTTTTGAGAATCCAGAAGGATATGCAGTCCACCCCTCAGATCATCCAAATGGCTCGAGGAAGAACACACAGCACACTCACAACCAGCCCAAGAAAGGGACAGCAGCAAAAGCCAATGTCCAGGTGAACAGTCTGCAGAACTGTAGAGAAATACCTTTGTTACCTGTGGCCCAGCCTGTGGAGCCAGAAGTCTTTAGTCTACCAGATGCAGAGACTCCACAGGTGCCTCCCATAAGGAACTGGAGTTGCAGCAGCACTCTGCCACAAACAAGTAGCCATGCCTGGCATCCAGAGAAAGAGCTGGCATTTGGTATTGATCCCTGTGAGAGAGGGGAGTCAGCAGCAGTACTGGTTACAGATACTCCTGAGCATGAGTATGGAGTAAAGGTTACTTGGAGACAAAGGCCTCATCTAATGAAATACCTGCTGGAGACAGGGAAGCTGAGTGCTGCTGACATACTGGTGAAGGCGAACCCTGAGCTCTTTAGGCGACAGGATGATGTCTGA